In Myxococcus stipitatus, the following are encoded in one genomic region:
- a CDS encoding ATP-dependent 6-phosphofructokinase gives MKVAVLTGGGDCPGLNAVIRAIVRRATAHGFEMMGLRDGWKGLLEDNHFRLTRETTSGILHRGGTILGTSRVNPFKVENGLERVKRAIERNGIHAVIAIGGEGTLSAATRMSQEGLRIVGVPKTIDNDLNGTDFTFGFDTAVAIATEAVDRLHSTAESHKRVIVCEVMGRHVGWIATYAGIAGGADVILVPEIPADLERVAEHIQRRHAGGRSFSIVVVAEGTRIKLSADQGEQLVTSGALDEAGRPRLGGVGNIVANEIERRTGFETRVSVLGHIQRGGAPTAHDRVLATRYGVHACDMVAHGEFGKMAALKGNEIVSVDLSAATKELKRVPKEFFEVAQVFFG, from the coding sequence ATGAAAGTCGCCGTGCTCACGGGCGGGGGTGACTGCCCCGGCCTCAACGCCGTCATCCGTGCCATCGTTCGCCGCGCCACCGCCCACGGTTTCGAGATGATGGGCCTTCGAGATGGGTGGAAGGGCCTGCTCGAGGACAATCACTTCCGGCTGACCCGGGAGACCACGTCGGGAATCCTGCACCGGGGCGGCACCATCCTGGGCACCTCGCGCGTCAATCCCTTCAAGGTCGAGAACGGCCTGGAGCGCGTCAAGCGCGCCATCGAGCGCAATGGCATCCATGCCGTCATCGCCATCGGCGGCGAGGGCACGCTGTCCGCCGCCACGCGCATGTCGCAGGAGGGGCTGCGCATCGTCGGCGTGCCGAAGACCATCGACAACGACCTCAACGGCACCGACTTCACCTTCGGCTTCGACACCGCCGTGGCCATCGCCACCGAGGCCGTGGACCGGCTGCACTCCACCGCCGAATCCCACAAGCGCGTCATCGTCTGCGAGGTGATGGGCCGCCACGTCGGCTGGATTGCCACCTACGCGGGCATCGCCGGTGGCGCGGACGTCATCCTGGTGCCGGAGATTCCCGCCGACCTGGAGCGCGTGGCCGAGCACATCCAGCGCCGCCACGCGGGCGGACGCAGCTTCTCCATCGTCGTGGTGGCGGAAGGAACCCGCATCAAGCTGTCCGCGGACCAGGGCGAGCAGCTCGTCACGAGCGGCGCGCTGGACGAGGCGGGCCGGCCGCGCCTGGGCGGCGTGGGCAACATCGTCGCCAACGAAATCGAGCGGCGCACCGGCTTCGAGACGCGCGTGTCCGTGCTGGGCCACATCCAGCGCGGCGGCGCGCCCACCGCGCATGACCGCGTGCTGGCCACCCGCTACGGCGTCCACGCCTGCGACATGGTGGCCCACGGCGAGTTCGGGAAGATGGCCGCGCTCAAGGGCAACGAAATCGTCAGCGTGGACCTCTCCGCCGCCACCAAGGAGCTCAAGCGCGTGCCCAAGGAGTTCTTCGAGGTCGCCCAGGTCTTCTTCGGCTGA